The genomic interval AAAAAACCTATAAAATGATTTGACAATGGTGGATATTGTTAAAAAAAATTATATTCGAAGAAAAAATTAGTTATGAAAATGCTTAGAATCAGTCTATTCACTGTAATTTTGGGACTTATACTTCCCTTGTTACATTCTTGCGGTAAATATCCAGATGGACCAAATTTTACTTTATTATCTCGTAAATCTCGTTTAGAAGGCACTTGGACGGCTTATGAAGTTACTAATTCAAACGGACAAACTACTTCTTACCCTAATGGAGGCGCTTCAATTGAGCTTACAGATGATGAAGAAGTTTTCTTATACACTGGTATAATAACTATTCAAGGAACATGGAGTCTTGTGAAAGATAAAGAATATTTACGCATCACATATCCTGGTTTATCATCTACTGAATATGAAATAAGAAGGCTTAAGAACAAAGATATGTGGCTCAAAGATCCGAATGGATCTCTCACTAAATATGAAAAAATTGATGACTAAACCCATCAAAAAAACTAGAAAGCGGTCATTTGATCGCTTTTTTTGTTTGGTGTGCTTTCATAACTTCATGAATCAATACAATTGGCAGAAGCATGCTTAAATTGTAGTACAAATCTTCAAGCGGTATAGTACCGATGCGAATACCAACAATGTGATTCTCAGAATACCAAACTACGGGTTCAGGAGTAAAAAATCCAGTCAGAGCACCATTGACCAATAAAAACGGAACCAAACAAATCAAAAATGCCAATGCAAAATGGTTAAACCAAGAAGCCCTTGCTCTAAAATAAACGCCAATTATCAGGAGTGTCGAAAGCGAACAAGCCGTTAGTGTATACCAGTTTTTTAAATGAAAGATAGCTAACAATAAGCCTGAAAGTACCATTGCAAAAGCAAATCCACGTCCTAAAAGATTCAATTTTGCATTTGGTAAATATCCTCTGATTACTTCATAAACAAATAAGCAAGCATAAGGAACTACGAGAAAAAACAAGACTTCTTCCAGTGGCAAACGAAACAAATAAATCCCTTGTACATATCTTGGATTAAAGCCCCAAACCGAATGAAGTGTAAAATAACTATCCCACACTAAAAAGAACAAACCAACCATGAAAATAGATGGGAAAACTGTTTTCCAATGTGTATAAAAATGAATCTTTTTATCAAAACTTAAAAGAAAAGGGAAGACAATGGTTCCCAAAATAATCCATAAATAAAGACTCATTGAGCAGAATGATTTTGTTTGTATGACTTTCTAGCTTCCAAATAATACTTCATTGGAACAATTAACAACCCAAAACATTCTCCTTCTTCTTTTCCAATATGTTTGTGATGCATTTTATGCGCTCTGCGAATAGCTATAAAATAGGGTGTATTCATTTCACGAATCCATTTAAAACGACGGTGAATGAACACATCATGAAGCAGGAAGTAAGTAAAGCCGTAAGCCATAATTCCAAATCCCATCCAAACAAAAGCATGCTGATGATACATTAAACCGAGCATAATCCCTAACCAACTAGGTATGGCAAAAATTAG from Fluviicola taffensis DSM 16823 carries:
- a CDS encoding lycopene cyclase domain-containing protein, whose product is MSLYLWIILGTIVFPFLLSFDKKIHFYTHWKTVFPSIFMVGLFFLVWDSYFTLHSVWGFNPRYVQGIYLFRLPLEEVLFFLVVPYACLFVYEVIRGYLPNAKLNLLGRGFAFAMVLSGLLLAIFHLKNWYTLTACSLSTLLIIGVYFRARASWFNHFALAFLICLVPFLLVNGALTGFFTPEPVVWYSENHIVGIRIGTIPLEDLYYNLSMLLPIVLIHEVMKAHQTKKAIK
- a CDS encoding sterol desaturase family protein, which codes for MIGTGLGIVVLMGAFFLTELAAWSAHKFLMHGVMWYFHRDHHQGKAGFFERNDVFFLIFAIPSWLGIMLGLMYHQHAFVWMGFGIMAYGFTYFLLHDVFIHRRFKWIREMNTPYFIAIRRAHKMHHKHIGKEEGECFGLLIVPMKYYLEARKSYKQNHSAQ